One window from the genome of Onychomys torridus chromosome 20, mOncTor1.1, whole genome shotgun sequence encodes:
- the Arhgap9 gene encoding rho GTPase-activating protein 9 isoform X3, translated as MEQTETLIRDSGALQPQEWLDPQGLPSLSRSGPWGDLSDQPTTALQSCPGPPHLDDPHEEKSGLINMTKIAQGGRKLRKNWGPAWVVLTGNSLVFYRERPPQSAPSQGWAPAGSRPESSVDLRGAALASGRHLSSRRNVLHIRTVPGHEFLLQSDEEPELRAWHRALRAVIERLDRENPLELRLSGSGPAELAELSAGEEDDELESEPVSKPLIRLSSRRISSRYAEGTEQKNRVRNKLKRLIAKRPTLQSLQERGLFRDQVFGCQLESLCQREGDTVPSFVRLCVEAVDKKGLDVDGIYRVSGNLAVVQKLRFLVDRERAVTSDGRYMFPEQPGQEGKLDLDSAEWDDIHVVTGALKLFFRELPQPLVPPPLLPHFRDTLELSEPEQCLAEIKKLVELLPKPNHDTLQYILGHLCRVIAHADKNRMTAHNLGIVFGPTLFRPEQETSDMTAHVFYPGQLIQLMLNNFASLFT; from the exons ATGGAACAGACAGAGACTCTGATTAGGGACAGTGGTGCCCTACAACCTCAGGAATGGCTTGATCCACAG GGTTTACCAAGCCTCAGCCGAAGCGGCCCCTGGGGAGACCTCTCAGACCAGCCAACAACAGCCTTGCAATCCTGTCCCGGTCCGCCACACCTGGATGACCCCCAT GAGGAAAAGTCAGGCCTGATCAACATGACCAAGATTGCTCAAGGAGGGCGTAAactcag gaAGAACTGGGGCCCGGCTTGGGTGGTGTTAACTGGCAACAGCCTCGTGTTCTACCGAGAGCGGCCGCCGCAGTCTGCGCCCTCCCAAGGCTGG GCGCCCGCTGGAAGCCGGCCGGAGAGTAGCGTGGACCTGCGCGGGGCGGCCCTGGCTAGCGGGCGCCACCTGTCCAGCCGCCGCAACGTCCTGCAC ATCCGCACGGTCCCGGGCCATGAGTTCCTGCTGCAGTCGGACGAGGAGCCGGAGCTGCGCGCCTGGCACCGCGCGCTGCGAGCGGTCATCGAGCGGCTG GATCGCGAGAACCCCCTGGAGCTGCGTCTGTCGGGCTCGGGACCCGCAGAGCTGGCGGAGCTGAGCGCTGGTGAGGAGGACGACGAGCTGGAGTCAGAGCCGGTGTCCAAGCCGCTGATTCGGCTCAGCAGCCGAAGGATTTCCA GTCGGTACGCCGAGGGCACTGAGCAGAAGAACCGCGTGCGGAACAAGTTGAAGCGGCTGATCGCCAAGAGACCAACCTTGCAGAGCCTTCAGGAGCGGGGCCTGTTCCGAG accaggtgtTTGGTTGCCAGTTGGAATCCCTATGCCAAAGGGAAGGGGACACCGTGCCCAGCTTTGTCCGGCTTTGTGTCGAGGCTGTGGATAAAAAAG GTCTAGATGTGGACGGCATTTACCGGGTGAGTGGGAACCTGGCGGTGGTCCAGAAGCTTCGCTTCCTGGTAGACAGAG AACGGGCAGTAACCTCTGATGGGAGATACATGttcccagaacagccaggacaaG AAGGCAAATTAGATTTAGACAGCGCCGAATGGGATGACATCCATGTGGTCACCGGGGCCTTGAAGCTTTTTTTCCGGGAGCTGCCACAGCCTCTGGTGCCTCCGCCACTGCTGCCTCACTTTCGAGACACCCTCG AACTTTCTGAGCCAGAGCAGTGTCTCGCTGAAATAAAGAAGTTGGTGGAGCTGTTGCCAAAGCCCAACCATGACACACTGCAGTACATCCTGGGGCATTTGTGCAG GGTGATTGCACATGCAGATAAGAACCGAATGACTGCCCACAACCTGGGAATTGTGTTTGGACCAACACTGTTCCGACCTGAGCAGGAGACCTCGGACATGACGGCCCATGTATTCTACCCTGGGCAGCTCATCCAACTGATGCTCAACAACTTTGCTAGCCTCTTCACCTGA
- the Arhgap9 gene encoding rho GTPase-activating protein 9 isoform X1, which translates to MLSGRWWPSTWGDLGLSLQSPAQGPQLCVLYPFTYTGADGRQVSLAEGDRFRLLRKTNSDWWLARRLGAPPSSRPVFVPAAYMAEESLSCPRPAGATHNASRTTLFHGSLEELGLSQEPQVTPEQPPPCPHKMCRSVSMASLKSCFLKPLKEGPRERSLSQEGSMTEASADMKPGSMEQTETLIRDSGALQPQEWLDPQGLPSLSRSGPWGDLSDQPTTALQSCPGPPHLDDPHEEKSGLINMTKIAQGGRKLRKNWGPAWVVLTGNSLVFYRERPPQSAPSQGWAPAGSRPESSVDLRGAALASGRHLSSRRNVLHIRTVPGHEFLLQSDEEPELRAWHRALRAVIERLDRENPLELRLSGSGPAELAELSAGEEDDELESEPVSKPLIRLSSRRISSRYAEGTEQKNRVRNKLKRLIAKRPTLQSLQERGLFRDQVFGCQLESLCQREGDTVPSFVRLCVEAVDKKGLDVDGIYRVSGNLAVVQKLRFLVDRERAVTSDGRYMFPEQPGQEGKLDLDSAEWDDIHVVTGALKLFFRELPQPLVPPPLLPHFRDTLELSEPEQCLAEIKKLVELLPKPNHDTLQYILGHLCRVIAHADKNRMTAHNLGIVFGPTLFRPEQETSDMTAHVFYPGQLIQLMLNNFASLFT; encoded by the exons ATGCTCTCGGGCCGGTGGTGGCCGAGTACCTGGGGTGATCTAGGGCTGAGTCTACAAAGCCCTGCTCAGGGACCCCAGCTCTGTGTCCTCTACCCTTTCACGTATACTGGGGCGGATGGCCGCCAGGTGTCTCTGGCTGAAGGTGACAGGTTCCGACTGCTTCGCAAGACCAACTCAGACTGGTGGTTGGCGAGGCGCCTGGGAGCGCCCCCCAGCTCCCGGCCTGTCTTTGTTCCAGCTGCATACATGGCAGAGGAATCACTCTCCTGCCCGAGACCAGCAGGGGCTACCCACAATGCATCCC gGACAACGCTGTTTCATGGCTCCCTGGAGGAGCTTGGCCTGTCTCAGGAACCCCAGGTTACTCCCGAGCAGCCTCCTCCCTGTCCCCACAAAATGTGCAGAAGCGTCAGCATGGCCAGTTTGAAGTCCTGCTTCCTGAAACCCCTCAAGGAAGGGCCGAGAGAAAGATCTCTCTCCCAGGAAGGCTCGATGACAGAGGCCAGTGCCGATATG AAACCTGGCTCCATGGAACAGACAGAGACTCTGATTAGGGACAGTGGTGCCCTACAACCTCAGGAATGGCTTGATCCACAG GGTTTACCAAGCCTCAGCCGAAGCGGCCCCTGGGGAGACCTCTCAGACCAGCCAACAACAGCCTTGCAATCCTGTCCCGGTCCGCCACACCTGGATGACCCCCAT GAGGAAAAGTCAGGCCTGATCAACATGACCAAGATTGCTCAAGGAGGGCGTAAactcag gaAGAACTGGGGCCCGGCTTGGGTGGTGTTAACTGGCAACAGCCTCGTGTTCTACCGAGAGCGGCCGCCGCAGTCTGCGCCCTCCCAAGGCTGG GCGCCCGCTGGAAGCCGGCCGGAGAGTAGCGTGGACCTGCGCGGGGCGGCCCTGGCTAGCGGGCGCCACCTGTCCAGCCGCCGCAACGTCCTGCAC ATCCGCACGGTCCCGGGCCATGAGTTCCTGCTGCAGTCGGACGAGGAGCCGGAGCTGCGCGCCTGGCACCGCGCGCTGCGAGCGGTCATCGAGCGGCTG GATCGCGAGAACCCCCTGGAGCTGCGTCTGTCGGGCTCGGGACCCGCAGAGCTGGCGGAGCTGAGCGCTGGTGAGGAGGACGACGAGCTGGAGTCAGAGCCGGTGTCCAAGCCGCTGATTCGGCTCAGCAGCCGAAGGATTTCCA GTCGGTACGCCGAGGGCACTGAGCAGAAGAACCGCGTGCGGAACAAGTTGAAGCGGCTGATCGCCAAGAGACCAACCTTGCAGAGCCTTCAGGAGCGGGGCCTGTTCCGAG accaggtgtTTGGTTGCCAGTTGGAATCCCTATGCCAAAGGGAAGGGGACACCGTGCCCAGCTTTGTCCGGCTTTGTGTCGAGGCTGTGGATAAAAAAG GTCTAGATGTGGACGGCATTTACCGGGTGAGTGGGAACCTGGCGGTGGTCCAGAAGCTTCGCTTCCTGGTAGACAGAG AACGGGCAGTAACCTCTGATGGGAGATACATGttcccagaacagccaggacaaG AAGGCAAATTAGATTTAGACAGCGCCGAATGGGATGACATCCATGTGGTCACCGGGGCCTTGAAGCTTTTTTTCCGGGAGCTGCCACAGCCTCTGGTGCCTCCGCCACTGCTGCCTCACTTTCGAGACACCCTCG AACTTTCTGAGCCAGAGCAGTGTCTCGCTGAAATAAAGAAGTTGGTGGAGCTGTTGCCAAAGCCCAACCATGACACACTGCAGTACATCCTGGGGCATTTGTGCAG GGTGATTGCACATGCAGATAAGAACCGAATGACTGCCCACAACCTGGGAATTGTGTTTGGACCAACACTGTTCCGACCTGAGCAGGAGACCTCGGACATGACGGCCCATGTATTCTACCCTGGGCAGCTCATCCAACTGATGCTCAACAACTTTGCTAGCCTCTTCACCTGA
- the Arhgap9 gene encoding rho GTPase-activating protein 9 isoform X2, whose amino-acid sequence MLSGRWWPSTWGDLGLSLQSPAQGPQLCVLYPFTYTGADGRQVSLAEGDRFRLLRKTNSDWWLARRLGAPPSSRPVFVPAAYMAEESLSCPRPAGATHNASRTTLFHGSLEELGLSQEPQVTPEQPPPCPHKMCRSVSMASLKSCFLKPLKEGPRERSLSQEGSMTEASADMKPGSMEQTETLIRDSGALQPQEWLDPQGLPSLSRSGPWGDLSDQPTTALQSCPGPPHLDDPHEEKSGLINMTKIAQGGRKLRKNWGPAWVVLTGNSLVFYRERPPQSAPSQGWAPAGSRPESSVDLRGAALASGRHLSSRRNVLHIRTVPGHEFLLQSDEEPELRAWHRALRAVIERLDRENPLELRLSGSGPAELAELSAGEEDDELESEPVSKPLIRLSSRRISSRYAEGTEQKNRVRNKLKRLIAKRPTLQSLQERGLFRDQVFGCQLESLCQREGDTVPSFVRLCVEAVDKKGLDVDGIYRVSGNLAVVQKLRFLVDRERAVTSDGRYMFPEQPGQEGKLDLDSAEWDDIHVVTGALKLFFRELPQPLVPPPLLPHFRDTLELSEPEQCLAEIKKLVELLPKPNHDTLQYILGHLCRLYPEGFSPPARP is encoded by the exons ATGCTCTCGGGCCGGTGGTGGCCGAGTACCTGGGGTGATCTAGGGCTGAGTCTACAAAGCCCTGCTCAGGGACCCCAGCTCTGTGTCCTCTACCCTTTCACGTATACTGGGGCGGATGGCCGCCAGGTGTCTCTGGCTGAAGGTGACAGGTTCCGACTGCTTCGCAAGACCAACTCAGACTGGTGGTTGGCGAGGCGCCTGGGAGCGCCCCCCAGCTCCCGGCCTGTCTTTGTTCCAGCTGCATACATGGCAGAGGAATCACTCTCCTGCCCGAGACCAGCAGGGGCTACCCACAATGCATCCC gGACAACGCTGTTTCATGGCTCCCTGGAGGAGCTTGGCCTGTCTCAGGAACCCCAGGTTACTCCCGAGCAGCCTCCTCCCTGTCCCCACAAAATGTGCAGAAGCGTCAGCATGGCCAGTTTGAAGTCCTGCTTCCTGAAACCCCTCAAGGAAGGGCCGAGAGAAAGATCTCTCTCCCAGGAAGGCTCGATGACAGAGGCCAGTGCCGATATG AAACCTGGCTCCATGGAACAGACAGAGACTCTGATTAGGGACAGTGGTGCCCTACAACCTCAGGAATGGCTTGATCCACAG GGTTTACCAAGCCTCAGCCGAAGCGGCCCCTGGGGAGACCTCTCAGACCAGCCAACAACAGCCTTGCAATCCTGTCCCGGTCCGCCACACCTGGATGACCCCCAT GAGGAAAAGTCAGGCCTGATCAACATGACCAAGATTGCTCAAGGAGGGCGTAAactcag gaAGAACTGGGGCCCGGCTTGGGTGGTGTTAACTGGCAACAGCCTCGTGTTCTACCGAGAGCGGCCGCCGCAGTCTGCGCCCTCCCAAGGCTGG GCGCCCGCTGGAAGCCGGCCGGAGAGTAGCGTGGACCTGCGCGGGGCGGCCCTGGCTAGCGGGCGCCACCTGTCCAGCCGCCGCAACGTCCTGCAC ATCCGCACGGTCCCGGGCCATGAGTTCCTGCTGCAGTCGGACGAGGAGCCGGAGCTGCGCGCCTGGCACCGCGCGCTGCGAGCGGTCATCGAGCGGCTG GATCGCGAGAACCCCCTGGAGCTGCGTCTGTCGGGCTCGGGACCCGCAGAGCTGGCGGAGCTGAGCGCTGGTGAGGAGGACGACGAGCTGGAGTCAGAGCCGGTGTCCAAGCCGCTGATTCGGCTCAGCAGCCGAAGGATTTCCA GTCGGTACGCCGAGGGCACTGAGCAGAAGAACCGCGTGCGGAACAAGTTGAAGCGGCTGATCGCCAAGAGACCAACCTTGCAGAGCCTTCAGGAGCGGGGCCTGTTCCGAG accaggtgtTTGGTTGCCAGTTGGAATCCCTATGCCAAAGGGAAGGGGACACCGTGCCCAGCTTTGTCCGGCTTTGTGTCGAGGCTGTGGATAAAAAAG GTCTAGATGTGGACGGCATTTACCGGGTGAGTGGGAACCTGGCGGTGGTCCAGAAGCTTCGCTTCCTGGTAGACAGAG AACGGGCAGTAACCTCTGATGGGAGATACATGttcccagaacagccaggacaaG AAGGCAAATTAGATTTAGACAGCGCCGAATGGGATGACATCCATGTGGTCACCGGGGCCTTGAAGCTTTTTTTCCGGGAGCTGCCACAGCCTCTGGTGCCTCCGCCACTGCTGCCTCACTTTCGAGACACCCTCG AACTTTCTGAGCCAGAGCAGTGTCTCGCTGAAATAAAGAAGTTGGTGGAGCTGTTGCCAAAGCCCAACCATGACACACTGCAGTACATCCTGGGGCATTTGTGCAG ATTGTATCCTGAAGGTTTCTCTCCACCGGCCCGTCCCTGA